A window of Pseudodesulfovibrio hydrargyri contains these coding sequences:
- the cobT gene encoding nicotinate-nucleotide--dimethylbenzimidazole phosphoribosyltransferase: METAFKRILDEISPVDRTPEAEGQAHLDNLTKPVGSLGRLEALALQLFLIQGGKPPQADPMRIYTVAGDHGVNAEGVSPYPQEVTRQMVLNFLADGAGINVLAKTVGAELFVVDAGCCGGTFDEHPALIQAKVAPGTANLAEGPAMTREQCLEALMLGVSLADRAHKDGVKVLGTGEMGISNTTPSTALYAAHLGLDPAGLTGPGAGLPEGSLAAKTAVIRRGLEANNQVVESGDPVDILAALGGLEIAALAGLILGGAKNRQLVCVDGFISTAAYLAAWKIHPAVKDYCLLSHASAEPGYSAVVQAMGLTPYLHLGFRLGEGTGAACAMFLVRAAANIYNQMATFASAGVSESR, from the coding sequence ATGGAAACAGCATTCAAGCGCATACTCGACGAAATTTCCCCTGTGGACCGTACGCCCGAGGCCGAGGGCCAGGCCCATCTCGACAACCTGACCAAGCCCGTGGGCAGCCTCGGCCGCCTCGAGGCGCTGGCCCTGCAGCTTTTCCTCATCCAGGGCGGGAAGCCGCCCCAGGCCGACCCCATGCGGATATACACCGTGGCCGGGGATCACGGCGTCAACGCCGAGGGCGTGTCGCCCTATCCCCAGGAGGTCACCCGCCAGATGGTCCTCAATTTCCTGGCCGACGGCGCGGGCATCAACGTCCTGGCCAAGACCGTGGGGGCCGAGCTCTTCGTGGTGGACGCGGGCTGCTGCGGCGGGACGTTCGACGAGCACCCGGCCCTGATCCAGGCCAAGGTCGCGCCCGGCACGGCCAACCTGGCCGAGGGTCCGGCCATGACCCGCGAACAATGCCTGGAGGCGCTCATGCTCGGCGTGTCCCTGGCCGACCGCGCCCACAAGGACGGCGTCAAGGTGCTCGGCACCGGCGAGATGGGCATCTCCAACACCACGCCGTCCACGGCCCTGTACGCCGCGCACCTCGGCCTCGATCCCGCCGGGCTGACCGGTCCGGGCGCGGGGTTGCCCGAAGGCAGCCTGGCGGCCAAGACCGCCGTCATCCGGCGCGGCCTTGAGGCCAACAACCAGGTTGTCGAGTCCGGCGATCCCGTCGATATCCTCGCCGCGCTGGGCGGCCTGGAGATCGCCGCCCTGGCCGGGCTGATCCTGGGCGGGGCCAAAAACCGCCAGCTCGTCTGCGTGGACGGTTTCATCTCCACCGCCGCCTACCTGGCCGCCTGGAAGATCCACCCCGCGGTCAAGGACTACTGCCTGCTCAGTCACGCCTCGGCCGAACCCGGTTACAGCGCCGTGGTCCAGGCCATGGGGCTCACTCCCTACCTCCACCTCGGCTTCCGCCTCGGCGAAGGCACCGGCGCGGCCTGCGCCATGTTCCTCGTCCGCGCCGCCGCCAACATTTATAACCAGATGGCCACCTTCGCCTCCGCCGGCGTGTCGGAAAGCAGGTAG
- a CDS encoding WcbI family polysaccharide biosynthesis putative acetyltransferase, translated as MNRERCLIHANCQGEPLLKRLNRCPAFRDRYECRLYTNYVREPVPEADLARCDLFLYQHLGPNWGELASASLMGKLPDHARTLCIPNMFFKGYWPTWSGRAGFDYRCELLDGYIDAGLSTDEIILLYLRADLAAKLDLEALMRATLQREREREAHTPVKYMALIEERHGLEPLFNTVNHPGAPLMDHAARGVLRELGLPGPDEAALSALGDPFPDFEQPIHPSVAAFFGWDFAGPDRRYEVYGRKLSFAAWTANYVHARQHGVTDFIGFLQGAEG; from the coding sequence ATGAACCGGGAACGCTGTCTCATCCACGCCAACTGCCAGGGCGAGCCGCTGCTCAAGCGGCTGAACCGCTGCCCCGCGTTCCGCGACCGGTACGAGTGCCGCCTGTACACCAACTACGTGCGCGAACCTGTCCCGGAGGCGGACCTGGCCCGTTGCGACCTGTTCCTGTACCAGCACCTGGGCCCCAACTGGGGCGAGCTGGCCTCGGCATCGCTCATGGGCAAACTGCCGGACCACGCCCGGACCCTGTGCATCCCGAACATGTTCTTCAAGGGGTACTGGCCCACCTGGTCGGGCCGGGCTGGGTTCGACTACCGCTGCGAGCTGCTCGACGGCTACATCGACGCCGGGTTGTCCACGGACGAGATCATCCTGCTCTACCTGCGCGCCGACCTGGCCGCCAAGCTCGACCTGGAGGCGCTCATGCGGGCCACCCTGCAACGCGAGCGCGAGCGGGAGGCGCACACCCCGGTCAAATACATGGCCCTCATCGAGGAGCGCCACGGCCTGGAACCGCTGTTCAACACGGTCAACCATCCGGGCGCGCCGCTCATGGACCACGCCGCGCGCGGCGTGCTGCGCGAACTCGGCCTGCCCGGGCCGGACGAGGCCGCCCTGTCCGCGCTGGGCGACCCGTTCCCGGACTTCGAGCAGCCCATCCACCCGTCCGTGGCCGCCTTCTTCGGCTGGGACTTCGCCGGGCCGGACCGCCGCTACGAGGTCTACGGCCGCAAGCTGTCCTTCGCCGCCTGGACCGCCAACTACGTCCACGCCCGCCAGCACGGCGTGACCGACTTCATCGGGTTCCTGCAAGGGGCCGAGGGGTAG
- a CDS encoding sunset domain-containing protein — protein MKKLYVCALFLLLLAAGSAAGERSAVRGEPLTVAAAEYHGNRNSHIFHRPGCRYYNCKNCVVYFATRQAALKAGFRPCKICKP, from the coding sequence ATGAAAAAGCTGTATGTCTGTGCGCTCTTTCTGCTCCTGCTGGCCGCAGGGTCGGCGGCCGGTGAACGGTCAGCGGTCCGGGGCGAACCGCTGACCGTGGCCGCGGCCGAATATCACGGCAACCGCAATTCGCACATCTTTCACCGGCCGGGCTGCCGCTACTACAACTGTAAGAACTGCGTGGTGTACTTCGCCACGCGGCAGGCGGCCCTGAAGGCCGGGTTCCGACCATGCAAGATTTGCAAGCCGTAG